The Brachyspira hyodysenteriae ATCC 27164 genome includes a window with the following:
- a CDS encoding methyl-accepting chemotaxis protein, translated as MTKIYKKNKLILSFIIPYAISIMVIFIVVLSLYIPKYKSEFITVSKDNAKLLSNILDNNMYAIKKQMEIFSSYLEAEYYTNNFPTIMSNIVRRDSNIANIYFATTVPYKDGGVMFNSAPLPSDYDQTTREWFIKALETTNIFISNPYIDVVTESLAIAFSKTIYNPDRSVRGILGVDIIFNEIANDTLSNAMLYNYNISLINGEGIYFYHKDKNAILKENIFNKEIFANYKDDILGTDSFSFIKNKKIYITTNIKNTPWYLIAEGDIDILEWNVLRLIIVMIVGFLFLISIESILVTIIAKPISTTLNNTINIIESMSEGNFNASFNKKELEKKNETGSLVRAIKTMQNKLGSTIHSMTKEINSINSSMEIIADGNENLSQRVTAQSSSLKELTSSIEFVFSSIKETVVNTDNAKKMSDNMMESTMKGVNAIKNTSKNVIEVAEYSKKIANITSIIESIAFQTNILALNASVEAARAGDQGKGFAVVASEVRNLSTNVSNAAKDISSIVNETTKKIEIGETTVRESSNALDEIENFANEISGILIDILKAIKNEEESMSQINTAVNNLNNINYTNSNIAEQGVNESKNILEKTENIVNEVSYFKF; from the coding sequence ATGACAAAAATATATAAAAAAAATAAGTTAATTTTGAGCTTCATAATACCATATGCAATTTCTATAATGGTTATATTTATAGTAGTTTTAAGTTTATATATACCAAAATATAAAAGTGAGTTTATTACAGTATCAAAAGATAATGCAAAATTATTATCAAATATATTGGATAACAATATGTACGCTATAAAAAAACAAATGGAAATATTCTCTTCATATTTGGAAGCAGAATATTATACAAATAATTTTCCTACTATAATGTCTAATATTGTTAGAAGAGATAGTAATATAGCAAATATATATTTTGCCACAACTGTTCCATATAAAGACGGCGGAGTAATGTTTAATAGTGCACCTTTACCATCAGATTATGATCAGACCACAAGAGAATGGTTTATAAAAGCATTAGAAACCACAAATATATTTATATCAAATCCATATATTGATGTTGTTACTGAATCATTAGCAATAGCATTTAGTAAAACTATTTATAATCCTGATAGAAGTGTACGAGGTATATTAGGTGTAGATATAATATTTAATGAAATAGCGAATGATACTTTATCAAATGCTATGTTATATAATTATAATATAAGTTTAATAAATGGAGAAGGAATTTACTTTTATCATAAAGATAAAAATGCAATATTGAAAGAAAATATTTTTAATAAAGAAATATTTGCAAACTATAAAGATGATATATTAGGCACTGATTCATTTTCATTCATTAAAAATAAAAAAATATATATTACTACAAATATAAAAAATACACCATGGTATTTAATAGCAGAAGGTGATATAGATATTTTAGAATGGAATGTTCTAAGACTTATAATTGTAATGATAGTAGGTTTTTTATTTTTAATATCTATAGAATCTATACTTGTCACTATAATAGCCAAACCTATATCAACAACTTTAAACAATACTATAAATATTATAGAATCTATGTCAGAAGGTAATTTCAATGCTTCATTCAATAAAAAAGAATTAGAAAAGAAAAATGAAACAGGAAGTTTAGTAAGAGCAATAAAAACTATGCAAAATAAATTAGGAAGCACAATTCATAGTATGACAAAAGAAATAAATAGTATTAATAGTTCTATGGAAATAATAGCTGATGGAAATGAAAACTTATCTCAAAGGGTTACAGCACAATCTTCATCTTTGAAAGAATTAACAAGTTCTATAGAATTTGTATTTTCATCTATTAAAGAAACGGTAGTAAATACAGACAATGCTAAAAAAATGAGCGATAATATGATGGAATCAACAATGAAAGGAGTTAATGCTATAAAAAACACATCTAAAAATGTTATAGAAGTAGCTGAATATAGTAAAAAAATAGCAAATATAACTTCTATAATAGAATCCATTGCTTTTCAAACTAATATATTGGCACTTAATGCTTCTGTAGAGGCAGCACGTGCTGGTGATCAGGGTAAAGGATTTGCAGTTGTTGCTTCAGAGGTAAGAAATTTATCCACTAATGTTAGTAATGCAGCAAAAGATATAAGCAGTATAGTAAATGAAACTACAAAAAAAATAGAGATAGGAGAAACTACTGTAAGAGAATCTTCAAATGCTTTAGATGAAATAGAAAATTTTGCAAATGAAATATCTGGTATATTAATTGATATATTAAAGGCAATAAAAAATGAAGAAGAAAGTATGTCCCAAATAAATACAGCTGTTAATAATCTTAATAATATTAATTATACAAATTCTAATATAGCAGAACAGGGAGTAAATGAAAGTAAAAATATACTTGAAAAAACAGAAAATATAGTTAATGAAGTATCATATTTTAAATTTTAA
- a CDS encoding homocysteine S-methyltransferase family protein, which yields MNNTKEKLKDLIKKQYLIIDGATGTELQKKEIKKESWIINGNNIEGCNEILNITAPNIMKEIHIDYLNSNANITKTNSFGAIPWVLSEYDIADKAYDLAKSAALIANEAKEEYLKNPNSKGDLNRDIFIAGSLGPGVKLPSLGQISFDEMYNGYIEAVRGLIDGGVDIILLETAQDVLQLKAAILAVNDTAKKMDKEIPIMVSVTIEKEGTMLLGTDIETAYTILSNLDIFSIGMNCGTGPDMAMRHIKRLSEISCIPISIHSNAGLPENRGGKAYYSMTPEEFADINSKFFELDGLAFIGGCCGTTPFHINALANKVKGIKPKKPALEKQRPYIASLFNVVSIKQNPAPLMIGERSNATGSKIFRELMIAGDMDGMLDVGIKQVKAGSHAIDVNAAWAGRDEVEDITKIISAYVKQISLPLVIDAIKPNVIEAALKVYGGKPIINSANMEQGEEKFDAICSLAKRYGASIMLLTIDEKSMALTCKDKLRMAERMYDRAVNIHKILPHDIIFDPLTFTLASGDENSFMAGVETLNAIKELSNKYPECSISLGVSNISFGLKEEARKIMNSVFLYEAINHGLTTAIVNVAQILPLSKIDEKEIELARELIYNKNNTKEPLINYINHFSDKKEKKELNKEENVKKPIREAIRDAMLDGEWKDMQNLLNEVKENSEEFGGEKKFAQAIIDEILLPTMADIGVKFGEGTIQLPFVLGSAEVMKKSVDFLSEFLEKKKQEKTAKIILGTVAGDVHDVGKNLVEIIIKNNGFETVNIGTKVPIEKFLEAYQEHNADCIGMSGLLVKSTEVMKDNLAYIREKGLKIPIILGGAALTKDFVENDCKKVYGDTAKIFYCKDGFDDILAIKEIIADRDKENNN from the coding sequence ATGAATAATACTAAAGAAAAATTGAAGGATCTTATAAAAAAACAATATTTAATAATAGATGGTGCAACAGGTACAGAACTTCAAAAAAAAGAAATAAAGAAAGAATCTTGGATTATAAATGGAAATAATATAGAAGGCTGTAACGAAATATTAAATATAACCGCTCCAAATATCATGAAAGAAATACATATAGATTATTTGAATTCTAATGCTAATATAACAAAAACTAATAGTTTTGGTGCTATACCTTGGGTTTTAAGCGAGTATGATATTGCCGATAAAGCCTATGATCTAGCAAAAAGTGCTGCATTAATAGCTAATGAGGCAAAAGAAGAATATTTAAAAAATCCAAATTCAAAAGGAGATTTAAATAGAGATATATTTATTGCAGGCAGTTTAGGACCTGGAGTAAAACTTCCAAGTTTAGGACAAATTAGTTTCGATGAAATGTATAATGGATATATAGAAGCTGTAAGAGGTTTAATAGACGGAGGAGTTGATATAATACTTCTTGAAACTGCACAAGATGTTTTGCAATTAAAAGCTGCAATACTTGCAGTTAATGATACAGCTAAAAAAATGGATAAAGAAATTCCAATAATGGTTTCTGTGACTATAGAAAAAGAAGGCACTATGCTTTTAGGTACAGATATAGAAACAGCATATACTATACTTTCAAATTTAGATATTTTTTCTATAGGTATGAATTGCGGTACTGGACCTGATATGGCAATGCGTCATATAAAAAGACTTTCAGAAATATCCTGTATTCCAATATCAATACATAGTAATGCAGGACTTCCGGAAAACAGAGGCGGAAAAGCATATTATAGTATGACGCCGGAAGAGTTTGCTGATATTAACAGTAAGTTTTTTGAGTTAGACGGACTTGCATTTATAGGAGGATGCTGCGGTACTACCCCATTTCATATAAATGCATTAGCAAATAAAGTAAAAGGAATAAAGCCTAAAAAGCCGGCATTAGAAAAACAAAGACCTTATATAGCTAGTTTATTTAATGTAGTAAGCATAAAACAAAATCCTGCACCTTTAATGATTGGTGAAAGAAGTAATGCTACAGGAAGTAAAATATTTAGAGAGCTTATGATTGCAGGAGATATGGATGGTATGCTTGATGTTGGTATAAAACAGGTAAAAGCAGGAAGCCATGCAATAGATGTAAATGCTGCTTGGGCTGGACGTGATGAAGTAGAAGATATTACAAAAATTATTTCTGCTTATGTTAAACAAATTTCTTTGCCTTTAGTTATTGATGCAATAAAACCTAATGTTATAGAAGCTGCTTTAAAAGTATATGGTGGAAAACCAATAATAAATTCTGCTAATATGGAGCAAGGTGAAGAAAAATTTGATGCTATATGTTCATTGGCTAAAAGATATGGTGCCTCTATTATGCTTCTTACTATAGATGAAAAATCAATGGCCTTAACTTGTAAAGATAAATTGAGAATGGCTGAAAGAATGTATGACAGGGCTGTAAATATACATAAAATACTTCCTCATGATATAATATTTGATCCTCTTACATTTACACTTGCTAGCGGTGATGAAAATAGTTTTATGGCAGGAGTTGAAACTTTAAATGCTATAAAAGAATTATCAAATAAATATCCTGAATGTTCTATAAGTTTGGGAGTATCAAATATATCTTTCGGACTTAAAGAAGAAGCAAGAAAGATAATGAATTCGGTATTTTTGTATGAAGCCATTAATCATGGGCTTACTACTGCAATCGTCAATGTGGCTCAAATACTTCCGCTTTCAAAAATAGATGAAAAAGAAATAGAATTAGCAAGAGAATTAATATATAATAAAAACAATACTAAAGAACCTTTAATAAATTATATAAATCATTTCTCTGATAAAAAAGAAAAGAAAGAACTTAATAAAGAAGAAAATGTAAAAAAGCCTATAAGGGAAGCTATAAGAGATGCTATGCTTGACGGAGAATGGAAAGATATGCAAAACTTACTCAATGAGGTAAAGGAAAATAGCGAAGAGTTTGGCGGTGAAAAGAAATTTGCACAAGCTATAATTGATGAAATACTTCTTCCTACTATGGCTGATATTGGAGTAAAATTTGGTGAAGGAACTATACAGCTTCCTTTTGTACTTGGATCTGCTGAAGTAATGAAAAAGAGTGTTGACTTTTTATCTGAATTTTTAGAGAAAAAGAAACAGGAAAAAACTGCCAAAATAATACTTGGTACTGTTGCAGGAGATGTGCATGATGTTGGTAAAAATCTAGTTGAAATCATTATAAAAAATAATGGATTTGAAACTGTTAATATTGGTACTAAAGTGCCTATAGAAAAATTTTTGGAAGCCTATCAGGAACATAATGCAGACTGTATAGGGATGTCAGGACTTTTAGTAAAATCTACAGAAGTGATGAAGGATAATCTAGCCTATATAAGAGAGAAAGGATTAAAAATACCAATTATACTTGGAGGAGCTGCACTAACAAAAGATTTTGTTGAAAATGACTGCAAAAAAGTTTACGGAGATACTGCTAAAATATTTTATTGTAAAGACGGATTCGATGATATTTTAGCAATAAAAGAGATAATAGCTGACAGAGATAAAGAAAATAATAATTAA
- a CDS encoding glycosyltransferase family 8 protein yields the protein MNREMHICTIASGHNFAIYAATLLVSILENSDKDDFFIFHIITADISEDDKNKIIELKNIKNCDIIFHYITNIEKYKKWVNDSNGCVLERWSYHIFFKLEIMNVLSDLDKVLFLDADTIVLRNLRDIFKIDIENYYIATVCGIELSVINYIGEEGYIIKNGHSTVENFKENMHINNDSSIQRNVKHKNVETWFSTGFMYMNLKYLRNILNENKIEELITNCINSGEIFGDEVIFNYFIEDDKILKLNDNYHVTNAIWLKEDCLDIYVAHFAPKMFNLFNMPKTKNQIYLKALKYFSQTLWFKEDPIYYINMLLEEKSNYYEKLFDIKLFAIIDMIVWFIPFRKKRDEIRKKMVDKIKNIKYLIN from the coding sequence ATGAATAGAGAAATGCATATATGTACTATAGCTAGCGGACACAATTTTGCAATATATGCTGCTACATTATTAGTATCTATACTTGAAAATTCTGATAAAGATGATTTTTTTATTTTTCATATAATTACTGCAGATATAAGTGAAGATGATAAGAATAAAATAATTGAACTAAAAAATATTAAAAATTGTGATATAATTTTTCATTATATAACAAATATAGAAAAGTATAAAAAATGGGTAAATGATTCCAATGGATGTGTATTAGAAAGATGGTCATATCATATATTTTTTAAATTAGAAATAATGAATGTTCTTTCAGATTTAGATAAAGTGCTATTTTTAGATGCAGATACTATAGTTCTTAGGAATCTTAGAGATATATTCAAAATTGATATAGAAAATTACTATATTGCTACAGTTTGCGGTATAGAATTATCTGTTATCAATTATATAGGTGAAGAGGGTTATATAATAAAAAATGGACATAGTACAGTTGAAAATTTTAAGGAAAATATGCATATTAATAATGATTCATCAATACAAAGAAATGTTAAACATAAAAACGTAGAAACTTGGTTTAGTACAGGATTTATGTATATGAATTTAAAATATTTAAGAAATATTTTAAATGAAAATAAAATTGAAGAATTAATAACAAATTGTATTAATAGTGGAGAAATTTTTGGAGATGAAGTAATATTTAATTATTTTATAGAAGATGATAAAATATTAAAGTTGAATGATAATTATCATGTAACAAATGCAATATGGTTAAAAGAAGATTGTTTAGATATATATGTTGCTCATTTTGCTCCAAAAATGTTTAACTTATTTAATATGCCAAAAACAAAAAATCAAATATATTTAAAAGCATTAAAATATTTTTCACAAACTCTTTGGTTTAAAGAAGATCCTATTTACTATATTAATATGCTGTTAGAAGAAAAAAGTAATTACTATGAAAAATTATTTGATATAAAATTATTTGCTATAATTGATATGATAGTATGGTTTATACCGTTTAGAAAAAAAAGAGATGAAATAAGGAAAAAAATGGTAGATAAAATAAAAAACATAAAATATTTAATAAATTAA
- a CDS encoding methylenetetrahydrofolate reductase has product MSDNSVENFIDKLENKDEYTFTLEISPQAKFDLGYIKDKIDDAKISDYIDAFVVTDSPFANLKISSILAALQLQQRLNNNKPFIATQTMRDKNSIALQNDLIGANYFDIRMVLAVTGDPINGGNQKQAKSVFEGNSELLIAIIKDLNKGKSLGEFAFKEPLKPIYSFCVINSYAKNNDSLKVRLAKKANSGVKAIFTQPIYEAERLELLLEWIDELPLKNKPILVPGFFPVLTYKTAYFIYYKLPGAYIPEDWLNKLKKASNKSPEEEKRVAVKLSSDLFHNMLKKHKKMHIMSMNNYDFVVNLLKNIK; this is encoded by the coding sequence ATGAGTGATAATAGTGTAGAAAATTTCATAGATAAACTAGAAAATAAAGATGAATATACATTTACATTAGAAATATCTCCGCAGGCTAAATTTGATTTGGGTTATATAAAAGATAAAATTGATGATGCTAAAATTTCAGATTATATAGATGCTTTTGTTGTAACTGATTCCCCATTTGCTAACTTAAAAATATCATCTATACTGGCCGCATTGCAATTGCAGCAAAGACTTAATAATAATAAACCTTTCATAGCAACTCAAACTATGAGAGATAAAAATTCTATAGCTTTGCAAAATGATTTAATAGGGGCAAATTATTTTGATATAAGAATGGTTCTTGCTGTTACAGGAGATCCTATTAATGGAGGAAATCAAAAACAGGCTAAATCAGTATTTGAGGGAAATTCTGAATTACTTATAGCTATAATAAAAGATTTAAATAAAGGAAAAAGTTTAGGAGAGTTTGCTTTTAAAGAACCATTAAAACCTATATATTCTTTTTGCGTAATAAACAGCTATGCAAAAAATAATGACAGTTTGAAAGTTAGACTTGCTAAAAAAGCAAATTCAGGAGTAAAGGCTATCTTCACTCAGCCTATATATGAAGCTGAGAGATTAGAACTTCTATTGGAATGGATAGATGAGCTTCCTCTAAAAAATAAACCTATATTGGTACCTGGTTTCTTCCCTGTATTAACCTATAAAACAGCATACTTTATATACTATAAACTTCCAGGTGCTTATATACCGGAAGATTGGCTTAATAAATTAAAAAAAGCAAGTAATAAATCTCCTGAAGAAGAAAAAAGAGTTGCTGTAAAATTATCATCCGATTTGTTTCATAACATGCTTAAGAAACATAAAAAAATGCATATAATGAGTATGAATAATTATGATTTTGTTGTTAATTTATTAAAAAATATCAAATAG
- a CDS encoding vitamin B12 dependent-methionine synthase activation domain-containing protein, which produces MPEINHKTHEHYINKPPFYGRKVFEFNKEIEKEAFDMINKVRLFRAGFGYSAKNQDMEKYNEMIKTKVEPKYEEMKNNIIDNNLIEPVMIYGFYKTITENDKLYIYDVDFYTNELKNEKIEIPLERMENEPYNSIVDFFDKEEDTIGFTLVSLGAKFHQFLKGLYDNDEYKEYYFYNAIGTNIIENYVDILQEHMDNLLNLKNNSKRKHVGCRYSFGYKALTNMYGNRIIFNQLKPEEFNVTLTESYMMDPELSTCAIVSFCEDSYYFAN; this is translated from the coding sequence ATGCCTGAAATAAATCATAAAACTCATGAACATTATATAAATAAACCTCCATTTTATGGAAGAAAAGTTTTTGAATTTAATAAAGAAATAGAAAAAGAAGCTTTTGATATGATTAATAAAGTTAGACTTTTCAGAGCTGGTTTTGGTTATTCTGCTAAGAACCAGGATATGGAAAAGTATAATGAGATGATTAAAACAAAAGTAGAACCTAAATACGAAGAGATGAAAAACAATATCATAGATAATAATTTAATAGAACCTGTTATGATTTACGGATTTTATAAAACTATTACAGAAAATGATAAATTATATATATATGATGTTGATTTTTATACTAATGAATTAAAAAATGAAAAGATAGAAATTCCTTTAGAGCGTATGGAAAATGAGCCTTACAATTCAATAGTAGATTTTTTTGATAAAGAAGAAGATACTATAGGTTTTACTCTTGTAAGTCTTGGAGCTAAATTTCATCAATTTTTGAAAGGCTTATATGATAATGATGAATATAAAGAATATTATTTTTATAATGCAATAGGAACAAATATTATAGAAAATTATGTTGATATACTTCAAGAACACATGGATAATTTGCTTAATTTAAAAAACAACAGCAAAAGAAAACATGTAGGATGCAGATATTCTTTCGGATATAAAGCACTTACAAATATGTACGGCAATAGGATAATATTCAATCAATTAAAACCTGAAGAATTCAATGTTACTCTTACAGAAAGCTACATGATGGATCCGGAGCTTAGTACTTGTGCAATAGTATCATTTTGTGAGGATTCTTATTATTTTGCCAATTAA
- the glf gene encoding UDP-galactopyranose mutase, which translates to MHYDCLVVGAGITGSCLANILANCYNKNVLLIDKRNHIAGNCYDYKNEIGITIHKYGAHIFHTNNKKVWDYLSKYTSWNYYFHKVKAVVEGSKVTIPFNLKTIEEIFPHNISNRIISKLLDKYEYGSKISILDFKENDDKDIKFIYQYVYKNIFENYTIKQWGISPNDIDASVISRVPIYISNDDRYFQDIYQGIPSNGYTKLIEKLIDHENIHINLNTNFSDIKNKDFQYIFYTGSIDDFFNYKYGILPYRSIYFENITINKEYYQETSVINYPNNYDFTRIIEHKHFLDEYSNKTIISIEYSEMFDINRNDRYYPIENDINRNLYNKYLTEINKLNNVYILGRLGDYKYYNMDNAVERVLNFMDNFKF; encoded by the coding sequence ATGCATTATGATTGTTTAGTAGTGGGAGCTGGAATAACAGGATCATGCCTTGCAAACATACTAGCAAATTGTTATAATAAAAATGTACTTTTAATAGACAAAAGAAATCATATAGCTGGTAATTGTTACGATTACAAAAACGAAATTGGTATAACTATTCATAAATATGGAGCCCATATTTTTCATACAAATAATAAAAAAGTATGGGATTATTTATCTAAATATACATCTTGGAATTATTACTTCCATAAAGTTAAAGCTGTAGTAGAAGGTAGTAAAGTAACAATTCCTTTTAATTTAAAAACTATAGAAGAAATATTTCCACATAATATATCTAACAGAATAATATCAAAATTATTGGATAAATATGAATATGGTTCAAAAATATCTATTTTAGATTTTAAAGAAAATGATGATAAAGATATAAAATTTATTTACCAATATGTATATAAAAACATATTTGAAAATTACACTATTAAACAATGGGGGATATCTCCTAATGATATTGATGCTTCTGTAATTTCTAGGGTACCAATATATATTTCAAATGACGATAGATATTTTCAGGACATATATCAAGGAATACCATCAAATGGGTATACTAAATTAATAGAAAAATTAATAGATCATGAAAATATACATATAAATCTAAATACTAATTTTTCTGATATAAAAAATAAAGATTTTCAATATATATTTTATACTGGCTCGATAGATGATTTTTTTAATTATAAATATGGGATATTACCTTATAGATCTATATATTTTGAAAATATCACTATAAATAAAGAATATTATCAAGAGACATCAGTTATTAATTACCCAAATAATTATGATTTTACTAGGATAATAGAGCATAAGCATTTCTTGGATGAATATTCTAATAAAACTATTATCTCAATAGAATATTCTGAAATGTTTGATATAAATAGAAACGATAGATATTATCCAATTGAAAATGACATAAATAGAAATTTATATAATAAATATTTAACTGAAATAAATAAATTAAATAATGTATATATTCTTGGAAGATTGGGTGATTATAAATATTATAATATGGATAATGCCGTAGAAAGAGTATTAAATTTTATGGATAATTTTAAATTTTAA